One region of Peribacillus simplex genomic DNA includes:
- a CDS encoding polysaccharide deacetylase family protein, which produces MSIGKHMDKAAVFFTAALLRMKPLEWYILMVKRKGMQHMKNPLKLFLTIVCSFIIFLLLTDVLAIHVHAMVPEEMEPILKSKENQKVAYLTFDDGPSLNTMEILDILDRYHVKATFFVKGNEEPYAKECYQEMISRGHAIALHSYTHDYSIVYRSTESFFQDLNRLETMLQKEFGVKSRIVRLPGGSNNRLRHQAATKPIINGILQQLMEKGYIYFDWTIDSTDGISPSISEQQIITSVQKGTKDQKQVNILLHDINSMKNTVKALPDIIEYLKKEGYTFDTIDETTPKIQFN; this is translated from the coding sequence ATGTCGATCGGTAAGCATATGGATAAGGCAGCGGTATTTTTTACCGCTGCCTTATTGCGCATGAAACCTCTTGAATGGTACATCTTAATGGTCAAAAGGAAGGGGATGCAGCATATGAAGAATCCGCTTAAATTATTTCTCACCATAGTATGTTCTTTCATTATTTTTTTGTTATTGACGGATGTGCTGGCCATTCATGTACATGCAATGGTTCCCGAAGAGATGGAACCGATCCTAAAAAGTAAGGAAAATCAGAAAGTCGCTTATTTGACTTTCGATGATGGACCTTCTTTGAATACGATGGAGATATTAGATATTTTGGACCGCTATCATGTTAAGGCCACATTTTTCGTTAAAGGTAACGAAGAACCATACGCAAAGGAATGCTATCAGGAAATGATTTCCCGAGGTCATGCGATTGCCCTTCATTCTTATACACATGATTATTCCATCGTTTATCGATCGACCGAGAGCTTCTTTCAAGATTTGAATAGGCTTGAAACCATGCTGCAAAAGGAGTTTGGGGTTAAAAGCCGTATTGTACGCCTTCCTGGCGGTTCCAATAATCGTCTTAGGCATCAGGCTGCAACTAAACCCATCATTAATGGAATCCTTCAACAACTAATGGAAAAAGGGTATATTTATTTCGATTGGACGATTGATTCGACAGATGGGATCAGTCCATCAATAAGTGAACAACAAATCATTACTTCCGTACAAAAAGGCACGAAAGATCAAAAGCAAGTTAATATCTTGCTGCATGATATCAATAGTATGAAAAATACAGTGAAGGCATTGCCTGATATTATTGAATATCTTAAAAAAGAAGGGTATACCTTTGATACTATTGACGAGACAACCCCAAAAATACAATTTAATTGA
- the metH gene encoding methionine synthase — protein sequence MNKKAIQEQLDTKILLLDGAMGTMLQAENLTAEDFGGEQFEGCNEYLSLTQPEIIQSIHEKYLAAGADIIETNTFGATSIVLEEYQISTIAYKLNKISAELAVKACEKYSNEDWPRYVAGSMGPTTKTLSVTGGTTFDILTDSYEEQALGLLDGGVDLLLVETCQDMLNVKAAFSGIKAAFAKTGKDVPVIISGTIEPMGTTLAGQSIEAFYLSVEHMKPVAVGLNCATGPEFMIDHIRTLADIANSAISCYPNAGLPDEEGHYHESPTSLAEKMKQFAEKGWVNIIGGCCGTTPEHIKELSRVLEGIQPRAITTSAHGHAVSGIEPLIYDDSMRPLFVGERTNVIGSRKFKELIRGKHYEPAAEIARAQVKKGAHVIDICLADPDGDELGDMKEFVEEVVKKVKVPLVIDTTDEAVLEQALKHSQGKSIINSINLEDGEERFEKIVPFIHQYGAAVVVGTIDEIGMAVDAERKLEVATRSVDLLVNKYGLNKSDIIFDPLVFPVGTGDEQYIGSALETVKGIKAIKEKYPECLTILGISNVSFGLPARGREILNAVFLYHCTKAGLDYAIVNTEKLERFALIPEEEVKLAEALLFETSTETLGIFTEFYRGKKAEKKDNGVILPLDERLGNYIIEGTKEGLIDDLNKAIERGDTPLEIINGPLMDGMSEVGRLFNDNQLIVAEVLQSAEAMKAAVSHLEPLMENSEDSAKKGKILLATVKGDVHDIGKNLVDIILSNNGYEVIDLGIKVAPQQIIEEVRKHEPTIIGLSGLLVKSAQQMVLTAQDLRQAGIDTPILVGGAALSRKFTDFKISPEYEGPVLYSKDAMDGLAVTNILHDTDKKVVYLKELVEKREKSKVNAAIAATMEKPVRKQSAAAPLSNVPVQKPRDIKRHVLKNYPLDVIQPYINRQMLIGHHLGLKGKLAELLKQGNEKAVQLNALVDELIEFLKTEPDYGLHAIYQFFPAQSEGDKLLVYNPENHLEILETFDFPRQDTNPHLCLADFAKPVSSGQMDYVGFFLVTAGKGIRKWAEKLKLEGDFLKNHALQSLALETAEGFAERIHQLMRDDLGISDPIEMSMKERFAAKYTGQRFSFGYPACPNLEDQEKLFRLLQPQDIGVELTEGCMMEPEASVSAIVFAHPEARYFNVDR from the coding sequence AATGAGTATTTATCACTGACACAACCAGAAATCATCCAATCCATCCATGAAAAATATTTAGCAGCAGGCGCTGATATCATCGAAACAAATACCTTCGGAGCGACAAGCATCGTGCTTGAAGAATACCAAATAAGCACAATCGCTTACAAGCTTAATAAAATTTCAGCCGAGCTTGCCGTTAAAGCATGTGAAAAGTATTCAAATGAAGATTGGCCAAGATATGTGGCTGGCTCGATGGGTCCCACTACAAAAACGCTTTCCGTAACAGGGGGAACGACTTTTGATATTTTAACCGATTCCTATGAAGAACAGGCACTTGGTCTCTTGGATGGTGGGGTGGACTTGCTATTGGTGGAAACCTGTCAGGATATGCTTAATGTCAAGGCTGCCTTTTCTGGAATCAAAGCAGCCTTCGCTAAAACAGGAAAAGATGTGCCTGTCATCATATCAGGTACGATCGAACCGATGGGCACGACACTCGCTGGCCAGTCCATAGAAGCTTTCTATTTATCGGTTGAACATATGAAGCCCGTGGCTGTCGGCCTGAATTGTGCAACAGGTCCGGAGTTCATGATAGACCATATCAGGACACTTGCAGATATAGCAAATAGCGCCATCAGTTGTTATCCGAATGCTGGGCTCCCGGATGAAGAGGGTCACTATCATGAGTCACCGACTTCCCTTGCGGAGAAAATGAAGCAATTTGCCGAAAAGGGATGGGTCAATATCATTGGGGGCTGTTGTGGTACGACACCAGAGCATATTAAAGAACTTTCCAGGGTCCTCGAAGGCATTCAGCCCCGTGCTATTACGACCTCAGCCCATGGTCATGCCGTATCAGGCATAGAGCCGCTCATTTATGATGATTCAATGCGCCCTTTATTCGTTGGTGAGAGAACGAATGTTATCGGATCTCGAAAATTCAAGGAGCTGATTCGTGGAAAGCATTACGAGCCAGCCGCTGAAATTGCACGTGCCCAGGTGAAAAAAGGCGCCCATGTCATTGATATCTGTCTTGCTGATCCTGATGGGGATGAACTTGGCGATATGAAGGAGTTCGTAGAAGAGGTCGTCAAAAAAGTGAAAGTCCCTTTGGTCATCGATACTACAGATGAAGCCGTACTTGAACAAGCATTAAAACATTCACAAGGAAAGTCCATCATTAATTCCATTAATCTTGAAGATGGTGAAGAACGCTTTGAAAAAATTGTACCATTCATCCATCAATATGGTGCTGCCGTTGTCGTAGGAACGATTGATGAAATTGGGATGGCCGTCGATGCTGAACGGAAATTGGAAGTGGCTACACGGTCGGTGGATTTGCTTGTCAATAAATATGGTCTAAACAAAAGTGACATCATTTTTGATCCGCTGGTATTTCCTGTAGGGACGGGAGATGAACAATATATCGGATCTGCTTTAGAAACGGTGAAAGGAATAAAGGCAATCAAAGAAAAGTATCCGGAATGCTTAACGATACTTGGCATTTCGAATGTTTCATTCGGTCTGCCAGCAAGGGGAAGGGAAATTCTAAATGCCGTTTTCCTTTACCATTGTACAAAAGCAGGTCTCGATTATGCTATCGTTAATACAGAAAAACTTGAACGTTTCGCTCTGATACCTGAAGAGGAAGTGAAATTGGCTGAGGCACTCCTATTTGAGACATCTACAGAAACTTTAGGTATCTTTACCGAGTTCTATCGTGGTAAAAAAGCGGAGAAGAAGGATAATGGTGTTATCCTGCCATTGGACGAACGTTTAGGTAACTATATTATCGAAGGAACGAAAGAAGGATTAATTGATGATTTAAATAAAGCAATTGAGCGCGGTGATACCCCATTGGAAATCATCAATGGACCATTGATGGATGGGATGAGTGAAGTGGGTCGGTTATTTAACGACAACCAACTTATTGTCGCAGAAGTGCTTCAGAGTGCAGAGGCAATGAAGGCGGCTGTATCTCACCTTGAACCGCTAATGGAAAACTCTGAAGATAGCGCTAAAAAAGGAAAAATCCTCTTAGCTACTGTCAAGGGGGATGTACATGATATCGGGAAAAACTTAGTGGATATCATCCTATCCAATAATGGCTATGAAGTCATTGATTTAGGTATCAAGGTCGCACCGCAACAAATCATTGAAGAGGTTCGAAAACATGAGCCAACCATCATTGGCCTATCTGGGTTACTGGTTAAATCAGCACAGCAAATGGTTTTAACCGCACAGGATTTAAGGCAGGCGGGAATAGATACCCCTATTTTAGTGGGAGGGGCAGCGCTATCCCGTAAATTCACCGATTTTAAAATATCACCAGAATATGAAGGACCTGTTTTATATTCCAAAGATGCGATGGATGGTTTAGCTGTAACGAATATATTACATGACACTGACAAAAAAGTGGTGTATTTAAAAGAGTTAGTCGAGAAACGAGAAAAATCGAAAGTCAATGCCGCCATTGCTGCCACGATGGAAAAACCTGTTCGGAAGCAGTCTGCAGCTGCGCCCTTGAGTAATGTGCCTGTTCAAAAACCGCGTGATATCAAACGTCACGTCCTGAAAAACTATCCATTGGATGTAATCCAGCCATACATTAATAGGCAAATGCTGATTGGACATCATTTGGGCTTAAAAGGTAAGCTCGCCGAATTGCTAAAGCAAGGGAATGAAAAAGCAGTGCAGCTGAATGCGCTTGTTGATGAATTGATCGAATTCTTAAAGACGGAACCCGACTACGGCTTGCATGCAATTTATCAATTTTTCCCTGCTCAAAGTGAAGGAGACAAACTATTGGTTTACAACCCGGAAAATCACCTGGAGATATTGGAGACTTTTGACTTTCCTAGGCAAGATACCAATCCGCACCTTTGTTTAGCGGACTTCGCGAAACCGGTTTCCTCCGGACAAATGGATTATGTTGGTTTCTTCCTGGTAACCGCCGGAAAAGGGATCAGAAAATGGGCAGAAAAACTAAAGCTTGAAGGTGATTTCTTGAAAAATCACGCCCTTCAATCACTTGCTCTCGAAACGGCTGAAGGGTTTGCGGAAAGAATTCATCAATTAATGCGTGATGATTTAGGTATAAGCGATCCGATTGAAATGTCTATGAAAGAGCGGTTTGCCGCTAAGTACACCGGGCAAAGATTTTCATTTGGCTATCCAGCTTGTCCTAATCTGGAGGACCAGGAAAAGCTATTCCGCCTGTTACAACCTCAGGATATTGGCGTGGAATTGACTGAAGGATGCATGATGGAACCTGAGGCTTCCGTTTCAGCCATAGTTTTTGCACATCCGGAAGCTCGTTACTTTAATGTCGATCGGTAA
- a CDS encoding dioxygenase family protein translates to MMPSLFLSHGTPLLALEKNGYTTFLKDYMKGMEKPTAIVILSAHWESEDQMISAVGKHEVIYDFAGYPEEIFQITYPASGCPELSDRILTLLSRIGVWGQLDERRPLDHGAWGLLHIMYPEADIPIVSMSISPALPLDKQYEIGRTLRELKESNVLIIGSGGIVHNFTHIQEDMHVAEGWAINFENWVEEKIMKWDLESLFNYAKIAPYSTDAVPSKEHFIPLIIAMGAGDVNKKSALLHRTFQYGNLSLTAWKFD, encoded by the coding sequence ATGATGCCATCATTGTTTTTATCACATGGAACACCTTTATTAGCTCTGGAAAAAAATGGCTATACTACTTTTTTGAAGGATTATATGAAGGGTATGGAAAAACCTACTGCCATCGTTATTTTGTCAGCACATTGGGAAAGTGAAGATCAGATGATTTCAGCGGTAGGGAAGCATGAAGTCATTTATGATTTTGCAGGGTATCCTGAAGAAATATTTCAGATAACATATCCTGCTTCGGGGTGCCCGGAGCTGTCCGATCGAATTTTAACCTTATTGTCAAGGATAGGTGTATGGGGGCAACTTGATGAAAGGCGCCCCCTAGATCATGGAGCATGGGGGCTTTTGCACATTATGTATCCTGAAGCTGACATCCCGATCGTATCTATGTCCATTAGTCCTGCACTTCCATTGGACAAGCAGTATGAAATCGGGAGAACTTTGAGGGAATTAAAGGAAAGTAATGTTTTAATCATCGGGAGCGGTGGAATTGTCCATAATTTCACCCATATTCAGGAGGATATGCATGTTGCAGAGGGGTGGGCAATCAACTTTGAGAACTGGGTTGAAGAGAAAATCATGAAATGGGATTTGGAATCTTTGTTTAATTATGCAAAAATCGCTCCTTATAGTACAGATGCTGTGCCTTCCAAAGAGCATTTCATTCCATTGATCATCGCAATGGGAGCAGGAGATGTCAACAAAAAATCGGCTCTCCTTCACAGAACATTTCAATATGGCAATCTGAGTTTAACAGCTTGGAAGTTTGATTGA
- a CDS encoding 2-oxoglutarate dehydrogenase E1 component: protein MTIKDAKAYDPWKTFSGPNLGYVMEQYDLFQANPEEVDPELKNFFEVSGPPSFDVSAETTIVSAPTVQTGEVLPMKKIMSAVTLAENIRAYGHLAANIYPLKEEALDTEQIHFEKYGLTADDLRKIPAELICPESPENVKDGYEAVQYLKQLYTKTIAFEFHHVNDLDEKQWLTDMVESGKMFPEVAKEKKELLLKRLNEVEGFEKFLHRTYVGQKRFSIEGLDALVPILDEMISQTVQNGTGNVNIAMAHRGRLNVLAHVLGKPYEVIFSEFQHSPNKDLVPSEGSTGINNGWTGDVKYHLGLDKQITNANIQKARVTLANNPSHLEVVGPIVEGYSRAAQEDRSEKGFPVQDISKSLAILIHGDAAFPGEGIVPETFNLSRLRGYQVGGAIHIIANNMIGFTTESEDSRSTLYASDLAKGFEVPIVHVNADDPEACMAAVNLANLYREKYNKDFLIDLIGYRRFGHNEMDEPLVTQPEMYALIHKHQTVKELYGKKLIQSGEFTEAEVKAIAEQVDTRLADAYAKISGNKPEASKECNPPGIIERGLPAIETAVPKQELVSINEELVKWPEGFTPNKKLGKILSRRLDSFGADGKIDWAHAETLAFASILSDGTPIRLTGQDSERGTFAQRNIMLHDSVNGKTYSPLHTLETAKASFAVHNSPLTETAVLAYEYGYNVFAPEALVLWEGQFGDFANTAQVIFDQFIAAGRAKWGQKSGLVMLLPHGYEGQGPEHSSARLERFLQLAAENNWTVANLSSAAQYFHILRRQAKILDQEQVRPLVIMTPKSMLRNQVMASTAEEFSEGSFESFVETKALGKKPKSVERIVFASGKLAVELREKAATEQKTDWLQIISIEEIYPFPFTGVQEALKKYTNLKEIFWAQEEPKNMGAWTFVEPRLNAAAPGNLSVTYIGRKRRSSPAEGDPLVHKNEQQRIMTQAITRNNEGEK, encoded by the coding sequence ATGACCATCAAGGACGCTAAGGCATACGACCCATGGAAAACTTTTTCAGGTCCAAACCTTGGGTATGTCATGGAGCAATACGATCTATTTCAAGCCAACCCGGAAGAAGTAGATCCGGAACTGAAAAACTTTTTTGAAGTATCAGGTCCTCCTTCATTCGATGTATCGGCTGAAACAACAATCGTAAGTGCACCAACTGTACAAACTGGAGAAGTTCTTCCAATGAAGAAAATAATGTCTGCAGTTACGTTAGCAGAAAACATCCGTGCATACGGACATCTTGCAGCAAATATTTATCCTTTAAAAGAAGAAGCTCTAGATACGGAACAAATTCACTTTGAAAAATATGGATTGACCGCAGATGATTTAAGGAAAATACCGGCTGAATTAATTTGTCCAGAATCACCTGAAAACGTGAAAGACGGATACGAAGCCGTTCAATACCTAAAACAACTTTATACAAAAACGATAGCCTTTGAATTTCACCATGTTAATGACTTGGACGAAAAGCAATGGCTTACTGATATGGTCGAATCCGGAAAAATGTTCCCGGAAGTGGCTAAAGAGAAAAAAGAACTATTACTTAAGCGATTGAATGAAGTTGAAGGTTTCGAGAAATTCCTTCACCGCACATATGTGGGGCAAAAACGTTTCTCCATTGAAGGACTAGACGCCCTAGTGCCGATTTTAGATGAAATGATTTCACAAACTGTTCAAAATGGAACAGGGAATGTAAATATTGCCATGGCTCACCGGGGACGTTTGAATGTGCTTGCACACGTACTAGGAAAGCCATATGAGGTCATTTTCTCTGAATTCCAACATTCACCTAATAAAGATTTGGTTCCTTCCGAAGGTTCAACAGGCATTAACAACGGATGGACTGGTGATGTTAAATACCATTTAGGTCTGGATAAACAGATTACTAATGCTAACATACAAAAAGCAAGGGTTACACTTGCCAATAACCCAAGTCACTTGGAAGTAGTCGGTCCAATCGTGGAAGGGTATTCTCGTGCGGCACAAGAAGACCGTTCAGAAAAAGGATTCCCTGTCCAAGACATTTCCAAATCACTTGCAATCCTGATTCATGGTGATGCAGCATTCCCAGGTGAAGGTATTGTTCCTGAAACGTTTAACTTAAGCCGTTTACGCGGTTATCAAGTTGGCGGCGCTATCCATATCATCGCCAATAACATGATTGGTTTCACAACGGAAAGTGAAGATTCACGTTCAACTCTATATGCCAGTGATTTGGCAAAAGGCTTTGAAGTGCCGATCGTACATGTGAATGCAGATGATCCAGAGGCATGTATGGCTGCGGTGAACCTTGCGAACCTATATCGCGAAAAATACAATAAAGATTTCTTGATCGACCTGATCGGTTACAGACGTTTCGGCCATAACGAAATGGATGAGCCATTGGTGACTCAACCTGAAATGTATGCATTAATTCATAAGCACCAAACTGTCAAAGAGCTTTATGGGAAGAAACTCATTCAATCTGGTGAGTTCACTGAAGCTGAAGTTAAAGCAATTGCTGAGCAAGTGGATACAAGGCTTGCGGATGCATATGCGAAAATTTCCGGAAATAAACCGGAAGCTTCTAAAGAATGTAATCCTCCTGGGATTATTGAAAGAGGACTTCCAGCCATTGAAACGGCTGTTCCGAAACAAGAACTGGTTTCAATTAACGAAGAACTTGTTAAGTGGCCGGAAGGATTCACTCCTAATAAAAAATTAGGTAAGATTTTATCACGTCGCTTGGATTCCTTTGGTGCTGACGGTAAAATTGATTGGGCTCATGCCGAGACACTGGCATTTGCATCCATATTGAGTGACGGTACTCCAATCCGTTTGACAGGACAAGACTCAGAGCGTGGAACATTCGCTCAACGTAATATCATGTTACATGACAGTGTTAATGGAAAAACATATTCACCACTTCACACACTTGAAACTGCTAAAGCTTCTTTCGCTGTTCATAACAGCCCGCTTACTGAAACGGCAGTTCTAGCTTATGAATATGGTTATAATGTATTTGCTCCAGAGGCACTAGTATTATGGGAAGGCCAATTCGGTGACTTCGCAAATACAGCACAAGTGATCTTTGACCAATTCATTGCGGCTGGCCGTGCAAAATGGGGTCAAAAATCAGGTCTTGTCATGCTGCTTCCACATGGTTATGAAGGACAAGGGCCAGAGCACTCAAGTGCACGCCTAGAACGTTTCCTTCAATTAGCGGCTGAAAACAACTGGACAGTTGCTAACTTAAGTTCGGCAGCTCAATACTTCCATATCCTTAGAAGACAAGCTAAGATTTTGGATCAAGAGCAAGTTCGTCCGCTTGTCATCATGACACCGAAGAGTATGCTTCGTAATCAAGTGATGGCTTCTACAGCTGAAGAATTCAGTGAAGGCTCTTTTGAATCATTCGTTGAAACTAAAGCTTTAGGCAAAAAACCTAAATCGGTTGAACGCATTGTTTTTGCATCAGGTAAATTGGCGGTTGAACTTCGTGAAAAAGCGGCAACTGAACAAAAAACGGACTGGTTGCAAATCATCAGTATCGAAGAAATTTATCCATTCCCGTTCACTGGCGTTCAAGAAGCTTTGAAAAAATATACAAATCTTAAAGAGATCTTCTGGGCTCAAGAAGAACCTAAGAACATGGGGGCTTGGACATTTGTTGAACCTCGCCTTAATGCAGCGGCTCCTGGAAACCTTTCAGTGACATATATAGGAAGGAAGCGCAGATCAAGCCCGGCTGAGGGAGATCCGCTTGTCCATAAAAATGAACAACAACGGATTATGACTCAAGCAATTACACGCAATAATGAGGGGGAGAAATAA